A region from the Azospirillum thermophilum genome encodes:
- a CDS encoding NUDIX hydrolase gives MSDPNAAPAERPEGDRGRREYPDRPWVGVGVVVWRDDRVLLIRRGRAPRLGQWALPGGAQAVGETVFETAVREVREETGLTVVPTGVVTVVDGITRDEAGRVRFHYTLVEVAADWVAGDPACADDALEARWATPDEAAALTEWDETRRVIALSADQRSAAGRSGSPAAGAGAGR, from the coding sequence ATGAGCGATCCGAACGCCGCCCCCGCCGAGCGCCCGGAGGGCGACCGCGGACGGCGCGAGTACCCCGACCGCCCCTGGGTCGGGGTGGGGGTGGTGGTGTGGCGGGACGACCGGGTGCTGCTGATCCGGCGGGGCCGGGCGCCCCGGCTCGGCCAGTGGGCGCTGCCGGGCGGCGCCCAGGCGGTGGGCGAGACGGTGTTCGAGACGGCGGTGCGCGAGGTTCGCGAGGAGACCGGCCTGACCGTCGTGCCGACCGGGGTGGTCACGGTGGTCGACGGCATCACCCGCGACGAGGCCGGCCGCGTCCGCTTCCACTACACGCTGGTGGAGGTCGCGGCCGACTGGGTGGCGGGCGATCCGGCCTGCGCCGACGATGCGCTGGAGGCCCGCTGGGCGACGCCCGACGAGGCCGCCGCGCTGACGGAGTGGGACGAGACCCGGCGGGTCATTGCCCTGTCGGCCGATCAACGCTCCGCGGCGGGACGATCCGGCTCTCCGGCGGCTGGCGCTGGAGCTGGGCGATGA
- a CDS encoding putative bifunctional diguanylate cyclase/phosphodiesterase gives MAANRIANDDGAPSEGQDSFLDRVRDAIVHDEISLAYQPQADTHGGQLTGFESLARWRLPDGTVIPPDVFIPMAESSDAIHLLGSWLLQRACETAAGWLKAGLPDLPIAVNVSGRQFDDPGFARTVLGILIDTGLPAANLKLELTETALFTHSVTAREMLTELRGAGVRLVLDDFGTGYSSLALLRRVPVESLKIDKSFVQAMVTDRDAAAIVHAVVELAHALGMTVIAEGVETTEQLHYLRAFRCDRIQGYLLGRPMAAAEVPDFIAQLQRQPPESRIVPPRSVDRPTGQ, from the coding sequence ATGGCGGCGAACCGGATTGCCAACGACGATGGGGCGCCGTCCGAGGGACAGGACAGCTTCCTCGACCGGGTCCGCGACGCCATCGTGCATGACGAGATCTCGCTGGCCTACCAGCCGCAGGCGGACACCCACGGCGGGCAGCTCACCGGCTTCGAATCCCTCGCCCGCTGGCGGCTGCCGGACGGCACGGTGATCCCGCCGGACGTCTTCATCCCGATGGCCGAGAGCAGCGACGCCATCCATCTGCTGGGCTCCTGGCTGCTGCAGCGCGCCTGCGAGACGGCGGCCGGCTGGCTGAAGGCCGGGCTGCCCGACCTCCCCATCGCGGTCAACGTCTCCGGCCGGCAGTTCGACGACCCCGGCTTCGCCCGCACGGTGCTGGGCATCCTCATCGACACCGGCCTTCCCGCCGCGAACCTGAAGCTGGAGCTGACGGAGACCGCGCTGTTCACCCACAGCGTCACCGCGCGGGAGATGCTGACGGAGCTGCGCGGCGCCGGGGTGCGGCTGGTGCTGGACGATTTCGGCACCGGCTATTCCTCGCTGGCCCTGCTGCGCCGGGTGCCGGTGGAATCGCTGAAGATCGACAAGAGCTTCGTCCAGGCCATGGTGACCGACCGCGACGCGGCGGCGATCGTCCATGCGGTGGTGGAGCTGGCCCATGCGCTGGGCATGACGGTGATCGCCGAGGGGGTGGAGACGACGGAGCAGCTCCACTATCTCCGCGCCTTCCGCTGCGACCGCATCCAGGGTTACCTGCTCGGCCGGCCGATGGCTGCGGCGGAGGTGCCGGACTTCATCGCCCAGCTCCAGCGCCAGCCGCCGGAGAGCCGGATCGTCCCGCCGCGGAGCGTTGATCGGCCGACAGGGCAATGA
- a CDS encoding LysR family transcriptional regulator: protein MKLNEIRTFVTVAEAQSVQEAGNRLGLTQSAVSRLIQRLEAELGVVLFDRQSKPLVLTRDGELALAHARRILAATADLTGAFAGSAEPRGLLRLGVAHVLLQTTAHAPLDDLRARFPGLTLRLHSDWSTPLLDQVRNGSLDGAVVLTHDDDTPPSELDSVCLSREEVRVIAAAGARDLPPTLAAMNATGWVVQPEGCRYRSAMAHALGRSGLTPNVTVEAFDQTLLVSLVARGVGYGLAPLRLIARTADAARIRPVAVPDFSLTIAVWLVRGRNVGRAGIALDALEDSLRHELSLPAEPPARSLECLALHSAAE from the coding sequence ATGAAGCTGAACGAGATCCGCACCTTCGTCACCGTCGCCGAGGCGCAATCGGTGCAGGAGGCCGGCAACCGGCTGGGGCTGACCCAATCGGCGGTGTCGCGCCTGATCCAGCGGCTGGAGGCGGAGCTGGGGGTGGTCCTGTTCGACCGCCAGTCGAAACCGCTGGTGCTGACCCGCGACGGCGAGCTGGCCCTGGCCCATGCCCGGCGCATCCTGGCGGCCACCGCCGACCTGACCGGCGCCTTCGCCGGTTCGGCGGAGCCGCGCGGGCTGCTGCGGCTGGGGGTGGCGCATGTCCTGCTGCAGACCACCGCCCATGCCCCGCTCGACGATCTGCGCGCCCGCTTCCCCGGCCTGACCCTGCGGCTGCATTCCGACTGGAGCACGCCGCTGCTCGACCAGGTGCGCAACGGCTCGCTCGACGGGGCTGTGGTGCTGACCCATGACGACGACACGCCGCCGTCCGAGCTGGACAGCGTCTGCCTCAGCCGGGAGGAGGTGCGGGTGATCGCCGCCGCCGGGGCGCGAGACCTGCCGCCGACGCTGGCCGCGATGAACGCAACCGGCTGGGTGGTGCAGCCGGAGGGATGCCGCTACCGCAGCGCCATGGCCCACGCGCTCGGCCGCAGCGGCCTGACGCCCAACGTGACCGTCGAGGCGTTCGACCAGACGCTGCTGGTGTCGCTGGTCGCCCGCGGCGTCGGATACGGGCTGGCGCCGCTCCGGCTGATCGCCCGCACGGCCGACGCGGCGCGCATCCGGCCGGTCGCGGTGCCGGACTTCTCCCTGACCATCGCCGTCTGGCTGGTGCGCGGGCGCAATGTCGGGCGCGCCGGTATCGCGCTCGACGCACTGGAGGACAGCCTGCGGCACGAGCTGTCGCTGCCGGCCGAGCCGCCGGCCCGCTCGCTGGAGTGTCTCGCCCTGCATTCCGCGGCGGAATGA